The proteins below are encoded in one region of Vibrio sp. ED004:
- the kdsA gene encoding 3-deoxy-8-phosphooctulonate synthase: MMEQKTVHIGDMPIANDKPFTLFAGMNVLESRDLAMQICEHYVKVTEKLGIPYVFKASFDKANRSSVHSYRGPGMEEGLKIFQELKDTFGVKIITDVHTEAQAQPVADVVDVIQLPAFLARQTDLVEAMAKTGAVINVKKPQFMSPNQVGNIVDKFAECGNDKIILCERGACMGYDNLVVDMLGFGVMKKSSNGSPIIFDVTHSLQMRDPSGAASGGRREQTVELAKAGLATGIAGLFIEAHPNPDQARCDGPSALPLDKLEPFLKQMKALDDLIKGFEHIDIK, encoded by the coding sequence ATGATGGAACAGAAAACAGTTCACATTGGCGATATGCCAATTGCTAACGACAAGCCATTCACGCTATTTGCAGGCATGAACGTTCTTGAATCTCGCGATCTAGCAATGCAGATCTGTGAGCACTATGTGAAAGTAACAGAAAAGCTGGGTATCCCTTATGTATTTAAGGCGTCTTTCGATAAAGCGAACCGCAGCTCTGTTCACTCGTACCGTGGTCCAGGTATGGAAGAAGGTCTTAAAATCTTCCAAGAGCTAAAAGACACATTCGGCGTGAAGATCATCACTGATGTTCACACTGAAGCACAAGCTCAGCCAGTTGCAGATGTGGTTGATGTTATCCAACTTCCAGCATTCCTAGCTCGTCAAACTGACCTAGTTGAAGCGATGGCGAAGACAGGCGCTGTAATCAACGTGAAGAAGCCTCAGTTCATGAGCCCGAACCAAGTTGGCAACATCGTTGATAAGTTTGCTGAGTGTGGCAACGACAAGATCATCCTATGTGAACGTGGCGCTTGTATGGGTTATGACAACCTTGTTGTGGACATGCTTGGCTTTGGCGTGATGAAGAAATCTTCAAACGGTAGCCCAATCATCTTCGACGTGACGCACTCTCTACAAATGCGCGACCCTTCAGGTGCTGCATCTGGTGGTCGTCGTGAGCAAACTGTTGAACTTGCGAAAGCGGGTCTTGCGACAGGTATTGCCGGTCTGTTTATCGAAGCTCACCCGAACCCTGACCAAGCTCGTTGTGACGGTCCATCTGCACTGCCTCTAGATAAACTAGAGCCGTTCTTGAAGCAGATGAAAGCACTTGATGATCTTATCAAAGGCTTCGAGCACATCGATATCAAATAA